TATGTTTTGTGGCTACAAATTTTTTATTTAAAAATTTATTTATGATATAAAATATCTGCGTCGCCTTTGCTCCATGTGTATGGATAAGCTCGTAGTTTTTGGCTATTTTTGCTATTTCTAGATACAAAAATGGATTATACCTTTTATCAAAACTTTGATACTCATAGAGCTTTACATTTTTGCTAAGCTTATCTTTAAAAGAGCAGTTTTTTGGTGTAATAAGAGCCACTTCATCGGTTTTGCTAAGTTCGTTTAGTGTGTTTATCACGATATTTTCTACACCACCAAAGATATTTGAGCAGATAAAGTAGCAAATTTTCATCTATCTCGCCCCTTTTTTATCTTTAGTATAAAATTTAAAATCCCACCCCTACCGCTAATCATAATACGTGGTATTTCATGATTATTATAGCTTGATTTATATACGTCATTATGCGTAGTAGTGGCAAATTTATAGTGTTTTTTGGCTATCTCCACGCTACTTTTATCAAAGAAACCAAATGGATAGGCAAAAGTCTCGCATTTTATGCCAAATTTTTTCTCGATTTCTTGCTTTGAAATTGACATTTGAAGCTCTTTTTCGCTATCGCTTAGACTTGGTAAATTTACGTGGTCAAGTGTGTGCGAGCCTATCTCTGCAAGTCCGCTATCGAGCAAAATTTTAACCTCATCATCGCTTAGCATCTCTTCATTATTTAACTCACTACTTGACTTTGCGGTATCTCTATCGTGAGCCCAGTCGCGGTTAAAACGATTTGTAACGATAAAAATATTTGCCTTAAAGTTATACTTTTTAAGAAGCGGTAGTGCGTTTGTTAAGTTGTCTTTATAACCGTCATCAAATGTCATAATTACTGATTTTTCAGGTAGTTCGCTTGAAATTTCACTTAAAAAATAGCTTTTAAATCCATTTTCCTTAAGCCAAGCAAGTTGTTTTTCAAACTCTTTTGGCTTTACACGAAGTCTATTAAATTTTGAAGCGTTTTTTGGCAAATGTTCACTTATCATGTGATACATTAATACTCGTGGATATTTTAAGTCGATATCAGCTCTCCACCATGCAAATCTGAGTGAAAAAATAGCAAGTCCCACAATAATTAAAGCAAAAACAACATATATCAAGCAATAATCCTATCTTTTAATCCTATAAAACAAAAAACAGTAACATAGCTTAAAAGCTCTTTTGTGTTAAATAAGCCATAGTCAAACTGACAAACAACAAAAGCAAAAATAAAAAAGCCAATAACCTTAGTATTTTTTGTTTTTACTAAATGTATAAAAATAGCTAAATTTAGACCCATAAAGGCTATAAAACCCAATGAGCCAGTACTATAAAGTAGCTCCATTATCATATTGTGCGGTGCAGAGTAGTTTGGATTTGTTAAATATGGAGCATTTGGAACAAATCTAAAACTATCTATACCCCAACCAAAAAATGGTTGTTTTAAAAACATCTCATAGCTATACTGCCATATACCAAATCTATGGCTAGAGTTTCCTTGCACTAGTGTTGAAAATCTATGCTGAAGGCTATCTGAAAAATAATACAGCACAAGTACTCCAAAACAAAATAAAAGAGCAAAATAAAAATACTCTTTTTTAAATTTTTTTATATTAATAGCCACGTAAAATAAAGTAGCTGCACTACTAGCCACCCATGCTGAGCGTGAAAAAGAAAAGATGATTAACAGTGCAAATATACTAAGCAAAACAGCCTTAAAAGCGGTATTCTTTAAATAGAATAGAATAATAGTAAAGCCTATGCCCATCATTAAACCAAACCCATTGCGATTACGTAAAAATCCTTCCAGACCATACCTAGAGTTTTTGTAAAAAAATATATTTTGGTAATTTGTTATAATCTCGTATAGTCCCGCAGACGCAAGAAAACAAACACCTATAATACAAGAGTAAAGAATAAATTTTTCACTAAAGTTATATATTTTAATGAAGTAGCATAGGGCTAAAAATATAAGAGCAAACCGTAAAACAAAATAAACTATAATCTTCCAAGATTTTGGCCCTAAAACATCTGTGTTTAAGGCATTTGATATAGCCATAACCAAACAAAGCAGAACAAACAAAACCAAGTATATTTTTTGTTTTTTTAAAATTTCTATAACGGTATTATAATTTTTATAATAAACAACATGAGATACAAAGACCAAATTTATAAGAATCCAGCTACCTTGATAGATGGCATTGTCAAAAGGCATTGATAAACACCAAAGTATAAGAGAAAACAAAAAAACAAATTGGAATTTTGATATATTTTTTATATCTGTAAAAATTTCATTTTTATTCACGCCAAAGATATTCATTTTAAAATTTCCTTATAAACTTTAACCGTTTCTTTTACCATATTTTCTAAGTTAAATTTCTCTTTTATGTAATTAAATCCATCAAATTTAAGCTCGCGCGCCAAGAGTATCTTTTTAGAAAGTTCCACCTCATCTAGTGGCTCAAAAAAGTAGCCATTTTCTCCATCTTTTATGATGTCTTTCACACCGCCGTGATTACTAGCTACTACCGGGGTATTAAGAGCGATGGCTTCAGCCACGCTTCTACCAAAGCTTTCAGGTTTTAAGGTCGCACTCACCACCACATCACTTAGTTTGTAAATTTTAGCTACTTCGCTAATACTACCTAAAAATTTTACATTTTTATCAAGTCCAAGCTCGTTAGTTAGCGCCTTAAGTTTGTTAGAATACTCCTCTTTTTTGGGATGTGCTCCACCTGCCACTATGAGGCAGACACTGCTAAATTTTTGCTTTAGCAAAGCGGTCGCTTTTAAAATGGTCTCGATATTTTTTATCTGTGTTATGCGTCCAACAACACTTATAACAAGCTCGCTTTCTATCTTAAACTTATCTCTTAAAGTTCTCTTATCGGCTAAATTTTTAGGATCAAAGCTGGTAAGATCAACACCGCGAAAAACAACCGATATTTTATCATTTTGCACATTAAAATGTTTTATAATATGCTCTTTTACGGCGTTGCTTACGCATATTATCTTATCGGCATCCGTCATTATCTTACTGTAAAAATTTGGTGTATTTATACCGTGAACTGTGCTTACTATATTTAGATTTAGTCCGATTTTAGCAAATTTTAAAAGCCAAGCAGGCACACGTGAGCGAACATGCACGATATCAGGCTCTATCTCTTTTAAAATTTTTCTAAGCTTTAAAACTCGTTGGATCATAGTGAGCAAATTTTTACTATAAACATCAGCCGTTATGTGCGTTACGCCGTTTTTTTCTATCTCGCTTACCAGCTTTCCACCACCGCTTATCACGTATGATTTTATGTTATATTTGTTAAATTCGCGTGTTATCTCAACTACACCACGCTCCACTCCGCCCTCATTTAGCTCAGGTAAAAGCTGAACTACTTTCATATATTTATCTCTTTTAAAATTTTAGCTAAATTTATCTTTTCGGTTTTGGCAAACACCTCGTTTTTTTGATAAATTTCAACCAGTTTTTTATCTTTTAAATTTTGTATGAAATCATCAAATTTATTATGCTCGTCTTTTCTCTCAAGCTCCAGTATGACTACATTTGCGTTAAGGTTACACACGGCTTCGCTTATCATGGATACGGAGTCGATGGTGATAAATACGTATTTGCAGTGTTTTAAAAAGTCATATATTGGATTTATCTTGTCTTCAAGATAGCTTACAAAAAAGTTAAAATTTTCTTTTTTTAGCGCGCTTTCTATCTCTTTTGGAGTTCGCGGAGATGTTGTAATAAGCGCTTCATAGTCACTAAATTTAACCCTTATCTTTTTTATGGTTTTTACTATCTCTTCACTCATGACAAAGCTTTTGTTGCTACCGCCGATGATAAAACCTATCGCCTTTTTTTGAGGGGTGTAGTAGTTTGTTGGCTTTAGATAGTTTAAATTTACAGGCAATATGGTCGCATTTTTGGCATGAAAATTATCATGATGTGTGCAAAATACAATATCAAAGTCATTTCTAAAACCTTTTGGAGCCATTAGTGCTACGTTTTTTGCTTTAAATTTTCTTGCAAAATATTTATTAGCATAATACGTCGTAGAGCCAGCCGAAACAACTATGTCAAAATTTTGAAATTTCAAACTGCCATAGTTAAAAATAGGCAGATATATACGCAAAAAATCAAGCAAATAACTTAAAAATTTAAGCCATTTATATGAGAATTTGATACGTAAGATCTCAAATTTATATCCTTTGAGTTCGCAAAATGCCACACTTTGGCTTTCATGTCCAGCTCTTGCATCGCTGATGATAAGAGCTCTCACATTTTCCACCTATTATGCATCCAAAACCACTGTGCAGGATCAAGCCTCACAACCTCTTCAAATATATCGTTTATTTGTTGTGTTATAAATTTAGTATCATGCTCACTATCGCCGTTTAAACCACTTTCATCAAAATTTTTAACGATAATCTCATATCGTCCATCATCTTTTCTTATTGCAAAGATCGGTATTATAACTGGATTAAATTTTAATTTAAGCTGTGCGATAGCTTTTGACGTTAAGCACTCTCTTCCAAAAAAGGTTGACGGAATGGAATTTATGGCTCCTGGTTTTTGGTCTATCAAAATCCCTGCATGGTATCCTTTTTTAAGAAATTTTACCATTTTTATCATTGCGTTATCTTTTGTGGCTAGTGCGTTACCAAATTTAGTGCGAGATGGCGTTGTGATATTTTTTTCTATAAGTAAGTTATTGCCTTCTCTGCCCACAACAACTAGTTTGTAGCCGTTAAAACCAAAATAATGCGCCAAAGCTTCCCAGTTGCCAAAATGAGCCGTTGTGAACAAAACCGGGCGATTGCCGTTATCGCAAAGGCGGTTTACGGTTTCTATCGCCTCTTTGCCGTTTATGATAAGCTCGTCAAGCGTTTTTTTGTCATTATATAGTAAGAGGCTCTCGCAAAGTGTTTTACTAAGGCTTGTGAAGTTATTTTTAGCTATATTTTCTATCTCTTTTTGTGTTAAATTTGTATAGGCAAGACGTAAATTTTTAATGGCTAGTTTCCGTCTTGATCCAAGTGTGTAATATAATAATACGGCAATAAATTTAAAAAATTTATATGAAAAAGAAATAGGGCAAATTTTAGAAATTTTTATAACCAATACAGCCAAGAAATACTCAAATTTTTCTCTCAAAATTCACCTTTATTTAAATTTTATAGATTATATCAAAAAATGTTTTTAAGTTTTTTTAAAATATTTTACAAAGATAAAATATACTGCAAAGAGTAGGGCTACGACAAACAAAAGCCATAATGTTATCTCTTTTAACTTGGCTGATATCAACTCCTCATTTTGACCCAGAAAGTAGCCAACCCAAAGTAGTATACCAACCCAAATCCCAGCACCCAACGTAGTAAATAAACTAAATTTTAAAACATTCATTTTAGTAAGTCCTGCCGGCAAGCTGATGTATTGGCGGATCCCTGGGATCAAACGGCAGTTAAATGTCGAAATTTCACCGTGTTTGTTAAAAAAGTTTTCGAATTTTTGCATTTTTTTATCTGTGATACCAACAAATTTACCGTATTTTTGAATGAGGGGACGACCAAAAAAGTAGCACAAATAATAATTAAAAATAGCTCCGGCTAATGAACCAAGAGTTCCTGCCATAAATGCCAAAGTTAGGCTCATCTCGCCCTTATGTGCTAAGTATCCGGCAGGAACCATGACTACTTCGCTTGGAAACGGGAAAAACGAACTTTCTAAAAACATCATAAAAAATATCCCGGTATATCCCCACTGGCTAACAACCGAGACGATAAAATTTATAACATCACTTAACAAGGCAGACCTTTTAAAAATTTAAAGCCTTAATTATAGTTAAATCACCCTTTTAAAGCATTTAAAATTTCAAGCACAAGCTCATAAAAGATGATTGTGGCAAAAACGGCAAAAACGAGTGAACAAATTCCGTCTAAAAGACGTTGTTTTTTAAGAAAGGCTTCACGTGCTTTAGGCAAAGAAAACAATTTGCCCAAGAGTATGAAGCTAAGAACGCTTTGTATTGATATAACCGCAACTAAAAGTATGATGTGGTAGACATTGCCTGACTTATCGATAAATCTTGAAAATATGCTCGCAAAGTATAAAATGGCTTTAGGGTTTGATAAATTTGTTAAAAATCCCACGATAAAAAAGTGTTTTGCGCTTAAATTTTTATCTTTATTTTCCTTAACATTGACATTTGAGCTATTTTTTGAAGAACGATAAAGCAAAAAACTAAGGTAAAAAAGATAGCAGACGCTAAAGAGCATGAGTGCTATTT
This is a stretch of genomic DNA from Campylobacter sp. RM6914. It encodes these proteins:
- a CDS encoding polysaccharide deacetylase family protein; its protein translation is MISEHLPKNASKFNRLRVKPKEFEKQLAWLKENGFKSYFLSEISSELPEKSVIMTFDDGYKDNLTNALPLLKKYNFKANIFIVTNRFNRDWAHDRDTAKSSSELNNEEMLSDDEVKILLDSGLAEIGSHTLDHVNLPSLSDSEKELQMSISKQEIEKKFGIKCETFAYPFGFFDKSSVEIAKKHYKFATTTHNDVYKSSYNNHEIPRIMISGRGGILNFILKIKKGRDR
- a CDS encoding O-antigen ligase family protein, coding for MNIFGVNKNEIFTDIKNISKFQFVFLFSLILWCLSMPFDNAIYQGSWILINLVFVSHVVYYKNYNTVIEILKKQKIYLVLFVLLCLVMAISNALNTDVLGPKSWKIIVYFVLRFALIFLALCYFIKIYNFSEKFILYSCIIGVCFLASAGLYEIITNYQNIFFYKNSRYGLEGFLRNRNGFGLMMGIGFTIILFYLKNTAFKAVLLSIFALLIIFSFSRSAWVASSAATLFYVAINIKKFKKEYFYFALLFCFGVLVLYYFSDSLQHRFSTLVQGNSSHRFGIWQYSYEMFLKQPFFGWGIDSFRFVPNAPYLTNPNYSAPHNMIMELLYSTGSLGFIAFMGLNLAIFIHLVKTKNTKVIGFFIFAFVVCQFDYGLFNTKELLSYVTVFCFIGLKDRIIA
- a CDS encoding glycosyltransferase family 4 protein, which produces MKVVQLLPELNEGGVERGVVEITREFNKYNIKSYVISGGGKLVSEIEKNGVTHITADVYSKNLLTMIQRVLKLRKILKEIEPDIVHVRSRVPAWLLKFAKIGLNLNIVSTVHGINTPNFYSKIMTDADKIICVSNAVKEHIIKHFNVQNDKISVVFRGVDLTSFDPKNLADKRTLRDKFKIESELVISVVGRITQIKNIETILKATALLKQKFSSVCLIVAGGAHPKKEEYSNKLKALTNELGLDKNVKFLGSISEVAKIYKLSDVVVSATLKPESFGRSVAEAIALNTPVVASNHGGVKDIIKDGENGYFFEPLDEVELSKKILLARELKFDGFNYIKEKFNLENMVKETVKVYKEILK
- a CDS encoding ELM1/GtrOC1 family putative glycosyltransferase — translated: MRALIISDARAGHESQSVAFCELKGYKFEILRIKFSYKWLKFLSYLLDFLRIYLPIFNYGSLKFQNFDIVVSAGSTTYYANKYFARKFKAKNVALMAPKGFRNDFDIVFCTHHDNFHAKNATILPVNLNYLKPTNYYTPQKKAIGFIIGGSNKSFVMSEEIVKTIKKIRVKFSDYEALITTSPRTPKEIESALKKENFNFFVSYLEDKINPIYDFLKHCKYVFITIDSVSMISEAVCNLNANVVILELERKDEHNKFDDFIQNLKDKKLVEIYQKNEVFAKTEKINLAKILKEINI
- a CDS encoding lysophospholipid acyltransferase family protein, whose amino-acid sequence is MREKFEYFLAVLVIKISKICPISFSYKFFKFIAVLLYYTLGSRRKLAIKNLRLAYTNLTQKEIENIAKNNFTSLSKTLCESLLLYNDKKTLDELIINGKEAIETVNRLCDNGNRPVLFTTAHFGNWEALAHYFGFNGYKLVVVGREGNNLLIEKNITTPSRTKFGNALATKDNAMIKMVKFLKKGYHAGILIDQKPGAINSIPSTFFGRECLTSKAIAQLKLKFNPVIIPIFAIRKDDGRYEIIVKNFDESGLNGDSEHDTKFITQQINDIFEEVVRLDPAQWFWMHNRWKM
- a CDS encoding DedA family protein, with translation MLSDVINFIVSVVSQWGYTGIFFMMFLESSFFPFPSEVVMVPAGYLAHKGEMSLTLAFMAGTLGSLAGAIFNYYLCYFFGRPLIQKYGKFVGITDKKMQKFENFFNKHGEISTFNCRLIPGIRQYISLPAGLTKMNVLKFSLFTTLGAGIWVGILLWVGYFLGQNEELISAKLKEITLWLLFVVALLFAVYFIFVKYFKKT
- a CDS encoding LysE family translocator: MEIYALLALMATHFLALIVPGPDIFLILRTSLAYGFRQSIFACLGVGAGIIIWIMLTAFGLKTLFVLFPPLQIALMLFSVCYLFYLSFLLYRSSKNSSNVNVKENKDKNLSAKHFFIVGFLTNLSNPKAILYFASIFSRFIDKSGNVYHIILLVAVISIQSVLSFILLGKLFSLPKAREAFLKKQRLLDGICSLVFAVFATIIFYELVLEILNALKG